A stretch of the Microcebus murinus isolate Inina chromosome 6, M.murinus_Inina_mat1.0, whole genome shotgun sequence genome encodes the following:
- the FKBP3 gene encoding peptidyl-prolyl cis-trans isomerase FKBP3: MAAAIPQRAWTVEQLRSEQLPKKDIIKFLQDHGSDSFLAEHKLLGNIKNVAKTANKDHLVTAYNHLFETKRFKGTESISKVSEQVKNVKLNEDKPKETKSEDALDEGPPKYTKSVLKKGDKTNFPKKGDVVHCWYTGTLQDGTVFDTNIQTSSKKKKNAKPLSFKVGVGKVIRGWDEALLTMSKGEKARLEIEPEWAYGKKGQPDAKIPPNAKLIFEVELVDID, translated from the exons ATGGCGGCAGCCATTCCGCAGCGGGCGTGGACCGTGGAGCAGCTGCGCAGCGAGCAGCTGCCCAAGAAGGACATTATCAAGTTTCTGCAGGACCATGGTTCAGATTCG tttcttgCAGAACATAAATtattaggaaatattaaaaatgtggcCAAGACAGCTAACAAGGACCATTTGGTTACAGCCTATAACCATCTTTTTGAAACTAAG CGTTTCAAGGGTACCGAAAGTATAAGTAAAGTGTCTGAGCAAGTGAAAAATGTGAAGCTTAATgaagataaacccaaagaaaccAAGTCTGAAGATGCTTTGGATGAG ggtccaccaaaatatacaaaatctgTTCTTAAAAAGGGAGATAAAACCAACTTTCCTAAAAAGGGAGATGTTGTTCACTGCTGGTATACAGGAACACTACAGGATGGGACTGTTTTTGATACTAATATTCAAACAA gttcaaagaagaagaagaatgccAAGCCTTTAAGTTTTAAGGTTGGAGTAGGCAAAGTTATCAGAGGA TGGGATGAAGCACTCTTGACTATGAGTAAAGGAGAAAAGGCTCGACTGGAGATTGAACCAGAATGGGCTTATGGAAAGAAAGGACAGCCTGATGCCAa